In the Candidatus Poribacteria bacterium genome, one interval contains:
- a CDS encoding PD40 domain-containing protein, whose translation PSWSPDGRHIVFYSDRDGNFEIYVMDDDGGNPKNLTNHRAWDSSPSWSPDGKHIAFQSWRDRNYEIYVMDADGGNPRNLTNHPFKDTEPSWSPDGRRIVFVSDREADANPDIFVMNADGSNPKNLTNHPEDDLAPAWFGSAFSVASAGKALTLWGAVKQANR comes from the coding sequence CCCTCCTGGTCCCCAGACGGTAGGCACATTGTCTTTTATTCTGATAGGGATGGGAACTTTGAAATCTACGTGATGGACGACGATGGGGGTAACCCTAAAAACCTCACCAATCATCGCGCTTGGGACAGTTCTCCTTCATGGTCTCCTGACGGTAAACACATTGCCTTTCAGTCCTGGAGGGATAGGAACTATGAAATCTACGTGATGGATGCCGATGGGGGGAATCCGCGTAATCTCACCAATCATCCCTTTAAGGATACGGAACCCTCCTGGTCCCCTGACGGGAGGCGGATTGTCTTCGTGTCTGATAGAGAGGCGGATGCGAACCCCGACATCTTTGTGATGAACGCCGATGGGAGTAACCCTAAAAACCTCACCAATCATCCCGAGGATGACCTTGCTCCTGCATGGTTTGGTTCTGCTTTTTCCGTTGCGTCCGCCGGTAAGGCCCTCACGCTATGGGGAGCGGTCAAACAGGCAAACCGCTAA
- a CDS encoding PD40 domain-containing protein translates to MHRRHRFAHLILATGVALSLTPLIVAIDAQAQIAFVSKRDGNFEIYVMDTDGGNPRRLTNNRHAGKRIAFISDRDGHPHRIPGWFTSEIYVMDADGGNQQNLTNHPSDDRSPSWSPDGTRIAFQSYRDNDRNHNIEIYVMDADGSNLQRLTNNLIEDENPSWSPDGERIVFSSAREGHVENKFGITSEIYVMDADGGNQQRLTENRNNDWDPVWSPDGKRIAFAADRKGDFVKFDIYVMDADGGNQQKLTNHRGWDSSPSWSPNGERIAFKSDRDGNSEIYVMDADGGNLQNLTNNPHSDSGPAWLNTPFSVSPADKKFTIWGRLKQRDR, encoded by the coding sequence ATGCACCGAAGACATAGGTTTGCACATTTGATTTTAGCTACCGGTGTAGCATTAAGTCTGACACCGCTGATAGTAGCCATTGATGCACAGGCACAGATTGCCTTTGTGTCTAAGAGGGATGGGAACTTTGAAATCTACGTGATGGACACCGATGGTGGTAATCCGCGTAGACTCACCAATAATCGCCATGCTGGTAAACGGATTGCCTTCATATCTGATAGGGATGGGCACCCTCACCGTATCCCCGGTTGGTTTACTTCTGAAATCTACGTGATGGATGCCGATGGTGGTAATCAGCAAAACCTCACTAACCATCCCTCTGATGACAGATCTCCCTCGTGGTCACCGGACGGTACACGTATTGCCTTCCAGTCTTATAGGGATAATGATAGGAATCATAACATTGAAATCTACGTGATGGATGCCGATGGAAGCAATCTTCAAAGACTCACTAACAATCTCATAGAAGACGAGAATCCCTCATGGTCGCCGGATGGTGAACGGATTGTCTTCTCGTCTGCGAGGGAGGGGCACGTTGAAAACAAGTTTGGAATCACTTCTGAAATCTACGTGATGGACGCCGATGGCGGGAATCAACAAAGACTCACTGAAAATCGGAATAATGACTGGGATCCTGTATGGTCCCCTGACGGTAAACGCATTGCCTTTGCGGCTGATAGGAAGGGGGACTTTGTAAAATTTGACATCTACGTGATGGACGCCGATGGCGGGAATCAACAAAAACTGACCAATCATCGCGGTTGGGACAGTTCTCCCTCATGGTCACCCAACGGTGAACGGATTGCGTTCAAGTCTGATAGAGATGGAAACTCTGAAATCTACGTGATGGACGCCGATGGGGGTAATCTTCAAAACCTCACCAATAATCCGCATAGTGACTCTGGTCCCGCATGGTTGAACACTCCTTTTTCGGTTTCTCCCGCGGACAAAAAGTTTACAATATGGGGACGGCTCAAACAGCGTGACCGATAA
- a CDS encoding VCBS repeat-containing protein, with amino-acid sequence MQFKAHLVDDTIRSVYGLEVADINGDGQKDIIMGSTGEPIIAWYEAPDWKRHLISDQHPGNITIAAQDVTGNGLPDLFVGSAFNRGDRSLIEYLHWLEASTDGGQWKSHFIEEIPYLHRIAVADINGDGQPLLFAASIQGPEGGLDDWYDPGSLWCYPLPSDPVNGPWERRLIDGELHLNHGMSVGDVDGDGRLDILIGCRDGVIWLEPPSDPLAGEWSRWVISDQESSEVFTVDLDGDGVNEILSIEPWHGNTLSWYKASGDLRTGKWTRHQIDDTLNRGHSLHGVDVDGDGRVEIISGYNGEGWNLQLYRPENLDQNRWTKEFIDHGGLGVGNMHVLDLNDDGRVDIIAGGLSTGNVKWYENLSA; translated from the coding sequence ATGCAATTCAAAGCACATCTTGTTGATGATACAATCAGGAGCGTCTACGGGCTAGAAGTTGCCGACATCAACGGCGACGGACAGAAGGATATTATCATGGGCTCGACCGGCGAGCCGATTATTGCCTGGTACGAAGCACCTGATTGGAAAAGGCATCTGATTTCAGACCAACATCCCGGCAACATCACCATCGCCGCTCAGGATGTGACAGGAAACGGTCTACCAGATCTGTTTGTTGGGAGCGCATTTAATCGGGGCGATCGTTCTCTCATCGAATATCTACATTGGCTCGAAGCCTCTACGGACGGTGGGCAGTGGAAGAGTCATTTCATCGAAGAAATCCCATACCTGCACCGTATCGCGGTTGCCGACATCAACGGCGATGGTCAACCCCTCCTGTTCGCCGCATCGATTCAAGGTCCCGAAGGTGGGCTAGATGATTGGTACGATCCGGGCAGTCTTTGGTGCTATCCGCTCCCAAGTGACCCGGTCAATGGACCTTGGGAACGGCGTTTAATTGACGGTGAGCTGCATCTCAACCACGGGATGAGTGTCGGCGATGTGGACGGGGATGGCAGGCTCGATATCCTGATTGGCTGTCGGGATGGGGTCATTTGGCTTGAACCTCCTTCGGATCCGTTAGCAGGTGAGTGGAGCCGATGGGTGATTAGTGACCAAGAGAGCAGCGAGGTTTTTACGGTCGATCTGGATGGCGATGGGGTCAACGAAATCTTATCCATTGAACCGTGGCACGGGAACACGTTATCGTGGTACAAGGCGTCGGGGGATTTGCGGACAGGCAAATGGACACGCCACCAGATCGATGACACACTGAATCGTGGACACTCGCTGCACGGAGTTGATGTCGATGGCGATGGGCGGGTGGAGATTATCTCCGGGTATAACGGTGAGGGCTGGAACCTTCAACTCTATCGTCCTGAGAATCTGGATCAAAACCGGTGGACGAAAGAATTCATTGACCACGGTGGCTTGGGGGTCGGTAATATGCACGTGCTTGATTTGAACGACGACGGACGGGTGGACATCATCGCTGGGGGTTTGAGCACGGGGAACGTCAAGTGGTATGAGAATTTGAGTGCGTAG
- a CDS encoding PQQ-dependent sugar dehydrogenase, translated as MKKTQRSASQFLIAASTLLISAIALSSWQTISDAALPLDEIELPMGFEISVYAEGMPGARSMSLSPNRTLFVGTRGAGKIYAVLDGDGDNQADEVITVAQGLDSPNGVAFRDGALYVAEISRVQRYDNIEASLHNPPAPVVVNDSFPNDRHHGWKFIRFGPDGLLYVPVGAPCNVCEHQDQRYATIMRMKPDGTDLEIFAHGVRNSVGFDWRPETQELWFTDNGRDMMGDNRPPDELNHAPEKGLHFGFPYCHGEEILDPAFGQQRRCEEFTRPAMKLGPHVAALGMRFYTGTMFGETYRNQIFIAEHGSWNRTVPIGYRVTLVRLEDNQAVSYEVFAEGWLRENGRAWGRPVDVLVMPDGALLISDDRAGVIYRISKSTVVPVEATGKRQALLGKIKQTALFQNYPNPFNPETWIPYQLAEKAYVSIRIYDASGHLVRELALGDQPPGEYRKRQKAAHWDGRNHAGELVVSGIYFYILEAGDFRATRQMSVAR; from the coding sequence ATGAAAAAAACGCAGCGGAGTGCCAGCCAATTCCTCATCGCTGCGTCTACGCTGTTAATTTCGGCGATTGCGCTTTCCTCTTGGCAGACAATCAGCGATGCGGCACTGCCCCTCGACGAAATTGAACTGCCGATGGGGTTTGAAATTAGCGTCTATGCGGAAGGCATGCCCGGCGCGCGTTCAATGAGTCTGAGCCCCAATCGCACGCTATTTGTCGGCACCCGGGGCGCGGGGAAAATTTATGCGGTTCTGGATGGTGACGGGGACAACCAGGCCGATGAAGTCATCACGGTTGCACAGGGTTTGGATTCGCCCAATGGCGTCGCGTTCCGTGATGGAGCACTTTACGTGGCTGAAATCAGTCGTGTGCAGCGCTACGATAACATCGAAGCCAGTCTGCACAATCCGCCTGCACCTGTCGTGGTCAACGACAGCTTCCCGAATGACAGACATCACGGTTGGAAATTTATCCGTTTTGGTCCCGATGGGTTGCTCTACGTTCCTGTCGGCGCACCGTGCAACGTCTGCGAGCACCAGGATCAACGCTATGCAACGATTATGCGGATGAAGCCCGATGGCACAGACCTAGAAATCTTTGCACACGGTGTCCGTAACTCCGTCGGATTTGATTGGCGTCCAGAGACACAGGAACTCTGGTTCACCGACAATGGTCGGGATATGATGGGTGACAACAGACCGCCCGATGAACTGAATCACGCGCCAGAGAAAGGACTGCACTTCGGTTTTCCCTATTGCCATGGCGAGGAGATTCTTGATCCTGCCTTCGGTCAGCAACGCAGGTGTGAGGAATTCACGCGACCAGCGATGAAGTTAGGTCCGCATGTGGCGGCGCTCGGTATGCGCTTTTACACGGGCACCATGTTCGGTGAAACATATCGGAATCAGATCTTCATCGCCGAACACGGCTCTTGGAATCGCACGGTACCGATCGGCTATCGTGTGACGCTTGTGCGGTTGGAAGATAACCAGGCGGTGTCTTATGAAGTTTTTGCGGAAGGTTGGCTCCGAGAGAATGGTCGGGCATGGGGGCGTCCTGTGGACGTACTCGTGATGCCTGATGGCGCACTTCTCATCTCCGACGACCGCGCGGGCGTCATTTACCGCATCAGTAAGTCAACCGTTGTGCCGGTGGAGGCGACGGGAAAACGACAGGCCTTGTTGGGCAAAATCAAGCAGACTGCTCTGTTTCAGAACTATCCCAATCCCTTTAACCCCGAAACGTGGATTCCCTATCAACTAGCAGAAAAAGCATACGTTAGCATCCGCATCTACGACGCTTCCGGGCATCTCGTCCGGGAGTTAGCACTCGGCGATCAGCCCCCGGGTGAGTATCGGAAGCGGCAGAAGGCAGCTCACTGGGACGGACGTAACCACGCCGGCGAACTTGTCGTAAGCGGAATCTATTTCTATATCCTAGAAGCCGGTGATTTCCGCGCCACACGGCAGATGAGTGTGGCGCGATAG
- a CDS encoding Gfo/Idh/MocA family oxidoreductase produces MDKVNVCIVGTGWTGTNHFNGYKTIPEKASVAAVVAHSDASKAKAEAWGAPKIYRSFDEALKDDEIDAFNLCTPHYLHAEQLLACLGAGKHVLGETPACLTIEECRALRIAMFEYPNQKAATGHICRSWPTFAHAKEIVSGGDIGDLFYLSSNYAHKADPDEYPSRLTWGRSPRAQMRLGIAYHSVDLLRWVAGDIEEVSGDYTEHARLAVLKFKNGAMGKVFTSASVVRPYIMSLSVYGHGGTIICWWEEEVLHGYLHKSAEWDPERLTTTPLHGRGSPEWAYEMENFVDSILEYTPLACPLSEGIATVETCLAVEAAMTHNTKVKVGT; encoded by the coding sequence ATGGACAAAGTCAACGTTTGTATAGTCGGCACAGGTTGGACAGGTACGAACCATTTTAACGGCTACAAGACAATTCCTGAGAAAGCATCGGTTGCCGCTGTCGTGGCACATTCTGACGCCTCAAAGGCGAAGGCGGAGGCGTGGGGCGCTCCGAAAATCTATCGTTCGTTTGACGAAGCCTTGAAGGATGACGAAATCGACGCATTCAATTTGTGCACACCGCACTACCTTCACGCAGAGCAGCTGCTTGCGTGCTTGGGTGCAGGAAAGCACGTCCTTGGTGAGACGCCTGCGTGTCTTACGATTGAGGAGTGCCGAGCACTTCGCATCGCCATGTTTGAATATCCGAACCAGAAAGCTGCTACAGGACATATCTGCCGTTCTTGGCCCACCTTTGCACACGCGAAAGAGATTGTTTCCGGCGGCGACATCGGCGATCTGTTCTACCTTTCGTCCAACTACGCACATAAAGCAGATCCGGATGAATATCCGAGCCGCCTGACATGGGGACGCAGCCCACGGGCACAGATGCGATTGGGCATTGCCTATCACTCGGTAGACCTGTTGCGTTGGGTTGCCGGCGACATTGAGGAGGTATCCGGTGATTATACGGAACATGCGCGACTCGCAGTTCTGAAATTCAAGAATGGTGCGATGGGCAAAGTGTTTACCAGCGCATCGGTGGTGCGTCCATACATTATGTCGCTTTCCGTCTACGGTCACGGCGGGACAATCATCTGTTGGTGGGAGGAAGAGGTGCTGCACGGTTATCTCCACAAGTCAGCCGAATGGGATCCAGAACGCTTGACAACGACACCGCTACATGGTCGTGGCTCCCCTGAATGGGCATACGAGATGGAGAACTTTGTCGATAGTATTTTGGAATATACACCTCTGGCTTGTCCATTGTCTGAAGGGATTGCAACGGTTGAAACCTGTTTAGCCGTTGAGGCTGCCATGACACACAATACGAAAGTTAAAGTGGGCACTTAA
- a CDS encoding CRTAC1 family protein, protein MKPTSLTKWIFSFISLIWIQSATAAETLPQFVDVTKEAGIDFVHNTGAFGDKYLPEEIASGCAFIDYDNDAWQDILLVNGKDWGGQPTGKRQTMGLYRNNQDGTFTDVTETAGLAVELYGLGVAVADYDNDGDDDLYISCLTADRLFQNQGDGSFVDATQTAGIDNPGLGTSCAWLDYDRDGNLDLFVANYVEWTPETNLFCDELDGVNRSYCGPKSYPGQASKLFRNRGDGTFTDVSRIALIEDPTSKSLGVCVFDYNDDGFPDIFEANDTQPNKLYQNNGDGTFIERGLETGVAFDERGVATGAMGVDTGDYDGSGRESLMVGNFSNEMMNLYRNEEALFIDDAPVAKIGLPSLLTLTFGCFFFDFDLDGKLDIFAANGHIESDINALQSKVTYAQPPHLFHNIGDGQFEEVAPKVGSDLQKPIVGRGAAYGDIDNDGDWDVLVNTSNAAARLYRNDGGNRNNWIKLKLIGTKSNRSGIGAKITVQSKSGTQTRTLKSGASYCSQSELTAIFGVRNDSQIDEITVLWDSGDADQFVDLKPNQSLTITQTRPEPSTHLPPK, encoded by the coding sequence ATGAAACCCACATCATTAACAAAATGGATTTTCAGTTTCATATCTCTGATCTGGATACAAAGCGCAACTGCTGCAGAAACACTCCCCCAATTTGTCGATGTTACGAAAGAGGCAGGGATCGATTTTGTCCATAACACCGGTGCGTTTGGCGATAAATACCTTCCCGAAGAGATCGCTTCTGGCTGTGCATTTATTGACTACGATAACGATGCGTGGCAGGATATTCTGTTGGTGAACGGTAAAGATTGGGGTGGGCAGCCAACCGGGAAGCGACAAACGATGGGGCTCTATCGGAACAACCAAGACGGAACGTTCACTGATGTCACAGAAACTGCCGGACTTGCCGTAGAATTGTACGGACTCGGTGTCGCTGTCGCTGACTACGATAATGATGGTGATGATGATCTGTATATAAGCTGTTTAACGGCGGATCGGTTATTTCAGAATCAGGGCGATGGATCCTTTGTTGATGCAACGCAAACGGCGGGAATTGATAACCCCGGTTTAGGGACAAGCTGCGCTTGGCTGGATTACGATAGAGATGGCAATCTCGATCTCTTTGTCGCCAATTATGTGGAATGGACCCCTGAGACCAATCTGTTCTGCGACGAGCTAGACGGTGTGAATAGATCTTACTGCGGTCCCAAATCGTATCCGGGGCAGGCAAGCAAGCTATTCAGGAACCGTGGGGATGGGACGTTTACCGATGTCTCTCGCATTGCCCTAATCGAAGACCCGACCAGTAAATCGCTCGGTGTCTGTGTGTTTGATTACAACGACGATGGCTTCCCCGATATCTTCGAGGCGAATGACACACAACCGAATAAACTCTATCAGAACAACGGGGACGGGACCTTTATCGAAAGAGGACTAGAAACGGGTGTTGCTTTCGATGAAAGAGGTGTTGCGACAGGTGCGATGGGGGTTGACACCGGAGACTACGATGGCAGCGGACGGGAAAGCCTTATGGTTGGTAATTTCTCCAATGAAATGATGAATCTTTATCGTAACGAGGAGGCGCTTTTTATCGATGATGCCCCCGTTGCCAAGATTGGACTTCCAAGTTTGCTAACGTTGACATTTGGTTGTTTCTTCTTCGATTTCGACCTAGATGGAAAACTTGATATCTTTGCTGCCAATGGTCACATTGAAAGCGACATCAACGCTCTGCAGAGCAAGGTGACTTATGCGCAACCACCACATTTATTCCACAACATTGGAGATGGTCAGTTTGAAGAAGTTGCGCCAAAAGTCGGCTCAGACCTTCAAAAGCCGATCGTCGGACGCGGTGCGGCGTATGGGGACATTGATAACGATGGTGATTGGGATGTGTTGGTCAATACTTCCAATGCAGCAGCCCGTCTATACCGTAACGACGGTGGGAATCGAAACAATTGGATTAAGTTGAAACTGATCGGGACCAAAAGCAACCGGAGTGGAATCGGTGCGAAGATTACTGTACAGTCTAAATCCGGTACGCAGACACGCACGCTGAAGAGTGGGGCAAGCTACTGTTCGCAGAGCGAACTCACAGCTATCTTCGGAGTTAGAAATGATTCCCAAATTGATGAAATTACGGTACTGTGGGACAGTGGAGACGCTGATCAGTTCGTTGACCTGAAACCGAATCAGTCCCTTACGATTACTCAAACTCGCCCCGAACCGTCAACGCACTTGCCACCGAAATAA
- a CDS encoding phytanoyl-CoA dioxygenase family protein: MPKLVDPVIADPDDIEAQIECFKAHGYVILPDLLSPDEVGTLNDAIDRDRETNPFMWFSGTSPDYNCNLLLTEPAFEMTIRHERLLPLIGELMGGPICFEELAVRHRGSEDEAHDTGWHRDRGYWPQHPLNLDYPQVIYYLNDVNETTHCFSISPEPTTKTHTLNAVVSSISTAAQVRQSFSTVLLYTA; this comes from the coding sequence ATGCCCAAACTCGTTGACCCCGTCATCGCGGATCCAGACGATATTGAGGCGCAAATCGAATGCTTCAAAGCCCACGGTTATGTTATTCTTCCAGATCTACTTTCGCCCGATGAAGTCGGCACCCTCAATGACGCCATTGACCGAGATCGGGAGACAAACCCTTTCATGTGGTTTTCTGGAACATCACCTGACTACAACTGCAATCTTCTGTTGACAGAGCCTGCCTTTGAGATGACCATCCGTCATGAAAGATTACTCCCGCTTATCGGAGAATTGATGGGCGGTCCGATCTGCTTTGAGGAACTCGCTGTACGCCACCGTGGTAGCGAGGATGAGGCGCATGATACGGGGTGGCACAGAGATCGTGGCTATTGGCCCCAACACCCCCTGAATCTTGATTATCCACAGGTTATCTACTACCTGAACGATGTGAACGAGACTACTCACTGTTTCTCTATCAGCCCGGAGCCTACGACAAAGACGCACACCTTGAACGCGGTGGTATCCTCCATTTCTACGGCAGCGCAGGTTCGGCAATCCTTTTCAACTGTGCTACTTTACACGGCGTAA